One genomic window of Pseudomonadales bacterium includes the following:
- a CDS encoding ABC transporter ATP-binding protein encodes MSTFLDITHVDMVFDTPKGPFTALKEVDLKIEKGEFVSLIGHSGCGKSTVLNIVAGLYQASRGGVVLNGKEVSEPGPERAVVFQNHSLLPWLSAYENVELAVKQVFGKSKSKAETREWIEHNLKLVHMDHAMDKRPDEISGGMKQRVGIARALAMQPDVLLMDEPFGALDALTRAHMQDSLMEIQNDLNNTVIMITHDVDEAVLLSDRIVMMTNGPAATIGEILPVELERPRDRVSLASDLEYMRLRSAVLTFLYEKQRKVETISRKTTSSKKNAGDKKTAAA; translated from the coding sequence GAAGTCGACCTGAAGATTGAAAAAGGCGAGTTTGTCTCTTTGATCGGGCACTCCGGCTGCGGCAAATCAACCGTGCTGAATATCGTAGCAGGGTTATATCAGGCATCCCGTGGAGGGGTAGTTCTTAACGGCAAGGAAGTCTCCGAGCCGGGCCCGGAACGCGCTGTGGTATTTCAGAATCATTCACTGTTGCCCTGGTTGTCGGCCTACGAAAATGTTGAGCTGGCTGTTAAACAGGTATTTGGCAAGTCAAAAAGTAAAGCCGAAACCCGTGAGTGGATTGAACATAACCTGAAACTTGTACATATGGATCATGCTATGGACAAACGCCCCGATGAAATTTCCGGCGGCATGAAACAGCGTGTCGGTATTGCACGGGCACTGGCCATGCAACCCGACGTACTGCTGATGGATGAACCCTTTGGCGCCCTGGACGCACTGACACGCGCCCATATGCAGGATTCGCTGATGGAAATTCAGAACGACTTAAACAATACCGTGATTATGATTACCCACGATGTTGATGAAGCCGTTTTGTTATCCGATCGCATCGTGATGATGACTAACGGCCCTGCCGCTACTATCGGAGAAATACTGCCCGTAGAGCTGGAGCGTCCAAGGGATCGCGTCTCACTGGCATCAGACCTTGAATACATGCGTTTGCGCTCCGCCGTGCTGACATTCCTTTACGAGAAACAGCGCAAAGTCGAAACCATCTCACGAAAAACCACCTCTTCCAAAAAGAACGCCGGTGACAAAAAAACAGCGGCAGCTTAA